Within the Glycine soja cultivar W05 chromosome 3, ASM419377v2, whole genome shotgun sequence genome, the region tgatgtgagctatgtttaagtaagttttattttgtttttatgatatttatacctacatgtAGTATCGTTACTCTTCATTAGTTAGAaatatgataactcactcccaatgtgctatttgtgtttgaatcCTGTGATTATCTTAAACCTTGTGTTCATgagagcagatgaataggtggatgactatgaagaacctcatgctagatgACAcaggaacacaatgctctgataggatgtgacattagggtataggttctatattaattgcatgaagccTTGGACGACTttgttttgagccgagatgatttattatttatttggacaagttttattatgatgttagaaaagtgaatgtgagccttttacccttttgaaagacttgtatttaaatgcgttttaaaaacttttaattaattttgatttcttacttcttttattattagtacatatatgtgagaGGTAGAGAACGTCACAAAATTCAAAGACCCTTTTcccttctttaaattttaattgataagcATTGATGGATTTTAGGGTAATTTATGGATAGAATGAAAACTAGCATTTATTGATTTGGGAATTCCCCTTCTAAACAATTTAGATTTGCATAGGACATGCAACATGACAAACTAACTACCTTGGTTACTTAGCCAAAACTaaagaaacattttattttattttttaaaatttccccAACAAAAGTCAAGTGTTATTTGGCATGTGGGTTGCCACGTAGAACTAGGTTGATACTTAACaccatggttatcaaactctcaAGTTAACTCACTAACTCTTATGAGTTTACGAATTCACTTATCCTCTGCGAATTAACTCTTgaataaactctttttttagtagactctaagtaaactctataaactctaagtaaactcaGTAGATTCTCGAATTTATCACCGAGTCAATgagttagcaagttaaaaaaattagaccaaaatgtaagtcattttttttattgttttccatGTGTTTAACATTCAACATATCTTCATTCAGCATGctattctcaaatacaaaattctcacctttaataatatcaaactcttgttctctaataacatcaaaccctcgatgagaatgatctaccactactataacaTCTACAAGTTATTGTCTACTAGTGATCtattattactagacttgattatttaaatattctaaactttatgatttactgttttgttttattatattgtagaaatatttaattaatatgttatttataaatattttgttattatttttatatgaagtagactCTTTCGAGTCTACTAGTCGAGTCTATGGAACTGTCACGAGTCTGCGTAAAttctcgagtttgataaccttgcATAACACTTCATTGGAGGTAATTGACACATTAATATCATGATCtaaattgataatttgataATGATGACTAAATTCAGaggatatttttttacttgtaaTTTTGGAGTTAAAGaccatattattattttttttttaaggaaattgGTATTTAAAGATCTTCAAATGCATCAACTTCTCGCCCATCCCAATATCCCATCTCAAATATTTGGGGGAATATTAGTATCTCTATCTAAACTCAAACCCTTTACACTAATTGCTCAAAATGCTAATAATAGAGTCTTAAAGGGCTAAAAAACTAAGGCACTCACCTTTAGAGAAGCATTGTTCTGTTCTAGATTGTACTGGATTTCTAAGAGCATATACTTGTATCTGgttcatttataattaattacttgaaagaaaaaaaatactctcaAGACTCTCTTGGACATTTTCTTTAATCTACATTTAACAGGGCATATATAAATTCACCATACTTCCACCTCCAATTCAGAATTTTCGTGTTGATTAGTTGCTAAAGGCACCCTTAACACCCTCAAGGCTCTCTCCCATGGACAACCTGCaaggtaaacaaaaaaataatgctGAGGATAAAAGCTTCATCTACACAAACCATGTTGCTCTCTCAATATATTAAGGTCCAGTTATAATAAATTTCTCAACATGTACATatagaaattgattttttttttttaaaaacaatagcGAGACCGGtaggcaaaaaaagaaaaggaaaataaaatgaataaaaaaggtaaactaaatcaaacttttcttaTAAATTCAACTTATGCACCTTGGCATCTTTCAAAAGctcttttttatcttcaaatCCTAACAGTTCATACTTAATGTAAATCTAATAGCTTTCTTGTTTGTCACCCAACAACCAATATCAACACTACAACTAGAACCAATGTCAACTTCAAATTTCTGTCCTGTATCTATTTTACCCAAAACAGCACTGTGAAAACCCATAAAATTTTCTAGCCTAAAGCTTTGGatgaatgaaataatatctactGTAAGCATATTGAAATCCATTATTTCCACTCGAACAAAACATTCCAGTTCTCAGTGACAACCTaacaaaaatcttaaatttCTGGTATACAGTTgaagttaatatttattataacaaTTATATCACATATATATTGGTACTTTGCTATTACTAATTAGGCATCGACCTAGGATAAACTTCTTGACAAATACttgtaggagaagaaaataaaaaaagaagttaaattaacttatgcacCTTAACATTTTTAGAAGCTTTCACATCTAACTTCTCCAAAAGTTGAACTGCATAACTTGATTTTATGTTGTGGGAGaagctttatttattttacctccCCCCctatttcttctcctataaggGCTTGTAGAATGTAcaaagtttatataaattggACTATTactttgcttattcaataagtttAGATTTTATATAATTGCTAGATAGTCtattaaaaagtaatatttCGCGATGTTTTAGATTATTGAGCTTAGTCTCGTAGCATTTTATATCTAGAGCTTTCTGATCCTTTTTCATGGCTTCCGTAGAATCTGGTGCAACACCAGTGACCCGATGCCGGCAAACAACTCTAGTGAGACTCTGATTCACACAGTTCCAATGAAGCAAGATGTTTCTTCTTTGTTGTTCCCTACAACAAATTTTTCCCATCAAATCACAGAAAAGCTAAATGATAAGAACTTCTTGCTGTGGTGACAGCAAATCGAGCCAGCGATCACTGCGCTTGGATTCAATCACTTTGTTGCGAGTCCTCAAATCCCTCCGTGATACCTTTCCGACGAAGATCGCGACAATCCTCTTTTCTTGATGTGGCAGAAACAAGATCAATTTCTCCTTGTTTGGCTTTAGTCTACGTTTCAAGCTCGATGCTTGCTTGAGTTCTTGGATCGACACACTCGTATCAGGTATGAGACAAAATACACACGTATTTTCATCACTAGACGCAAGCATAGGCGTGACAGCTCCGATCAGAGCTCTGTCACACGACGCTGGAAAACCGTACAGTTTCCGATTTCCTCTCTCGGATAAAAGCATTTATTGATGTGCCTGCTTTGGTAGCTGATGCTGCTACCTATCGCAAGCATATGGATGGGATTCAGGAAGGACTTCCTAGGGATTTTGACTCGACCATTGCCTCTAATTGAAAGTCGTCTACCACACATCACCATTGAAGAAGCTAAAGGATACATTCTTGCACAGGAGCTACGGCTTCGCAAATACACCAGACTTGAATCTTCAAGTAATTGCTTCATGCCAACAGTAAATCTCACTCAAGTATGTACGTCACACTCCATTGAGAGTGAAAACTCAAATTTGTACTCCGACACTAATATTTTGTATACGAATCAGTATTCTTCAGATTCACGAGGCTCTGGTGGCCGTAGCGGAGGTGGTTTCATGCTTGAGTTGGGTCTCTCTCTTCTCAGCCATGCATCCCTTCCTCTTTCCTTTTGGGATCATGCTTTTCAAATTGTTGTGTATCTTATAAACTGATTTCCCTCAGCTTCTCTTAAGTTTGATATCCCTTATACTGTTCTTTTTCAAACTGAACCTGATTATCAGTTTTTAAGAGTGTTTGGTTGCTCTTGCTTTCCTTTCTTGCACCCTTTCCATTCTCATAAACTTGAGTTCAGGTCCTCTGAATGTGTGTTTTTGGGTTACTCACCCAGTCACAAGAGCTACAAGTGCTTGTCTTCTTCTGgtagaatttttatttcaaaagatgCCATTTTTAATGAACATCAATTTCCTTATACAAAACTGTTTGCTACCTTCTTCCAATTCTGTTCCTACTGCATCCTTTTCTACTGTCTTAACTATCATTGAGTCTCTTTCTCATCCTCCTCCCTCTTCAAATTCATCTCCACCTCAAAGTCAGATTTCCTCACCCTCTATTGAGTCTCCCAGTTCTGACATTGCTGTCTCACAGTCACCTGATCCTGCACAGTCTCCTAGTAAATTTGCCACCATAGCTTGAGGAGGCCTAGAATTAGAGTTCTGAAGTTGTGATTCTGATTTTTCTGTGAATTCCAATTGGAAGCAGAAGAATTGCTCCAGTTGTTTTGGTTCAGATTCTGACCCCAATTttgattctgattctgattgtGAGACCAGTTATTATGATTTTCGTTATTCCCATAATTGCCATTGTTGTTGTTCCCATAATTGCTATTGTTACCACCATTGGCAGCTTGATACTGAGGGTTGAATCTATTGTAGCAAGTCAGAGCCGTGTGATTATGATTGACTAACTTGACACAGGACTGAGCTCCGACCGTTATAAAGCTAACTGTCAACTGAAATCTAGTTGTAACTGAAATCTAACTAAAGCTAACTGTCAACCAACTACCGTTATAAAGCTAACCAGAGTTAGTTACTCATAGACTTACACATTATGaaatgaaaattctttttgaaccttttgttttaatcatctaatattattattacaatttGGGATCAAATTACCCAGTTTTAAATTGAAGAGACGACACGCAACATATGTGGATACTAGGACATTTTAGAAGAGACTAAGTCCAGTATACTTTTGTTAATATTACCTTTTTGAACTTTCTAAACATTTCATAAAAATGATACAAGGAATAGGAAATTGCACCAATTTTCGGCGGGGAGACAACCAGGAACTTAGTGATAAATCATGTGGTAAGCATCTAGGACTTTTCAACATTATAACCTAACAAAAGAAGGTTCGCGTCTTGATAAAGTTTACTCCACCATCAGTCCACCACTTAGTAGAAAGgcagaaaagaaaatcaagggGATTATCAAGATAAATGAACCAAGAACAAAATTGTCTTGCATCAGCAGCAAACATTTTAGTTCATCACTGTTAGAATATTGGACTTAATAATGATTCAGGAGTCTCGTTAAGTTAATAGTTTTATTGGGTTGGGTTGTACTAGTGGTTGAACTAACCATTACTTGACCTATTAGTGTTAGTATGCATCTCAAATCATCACACTAATAATATCTCTCTCTGCACCATAATTTCAACATGGAATCAAAGAAGTATATTAGTCAATGCATGAAGCCTCATTTTGCTGTGTTTTCTCTCCAACAGTGTTTGGAATAGCTTTTACATTCAGTGGTTTATGAGGCCAATATTAAAGTAAGAAAAGTGTCAGTTGAAAATCAGAATTAATATTCTGATTCTATTAATAATTACAGTTTATAGGGACATTATCTttgatttagaggaaacatAAAATCCTCTAATTATGTACAATTAATGTAATTATCTTATATAAACACGCATCTGATGTGTACTCTGACACATGGTTTCACTCAATTATCCCTCTGTTTCTCCTATTTTAACAGTGCCTTTATTTGTAACAAACTATGATGTTAGAAATCTTCAGTTTAAGGCAAGTCTTAGAATATTTAGATTCTTATGGTTTTAGGAGTCTTTTTATGTTTGTAGTTTTATAGCTCAAGGTCAGTACTATGTTCTGGGTCCTGGGACACTCCAACAGGCAGATACTTTCCTTCCTTTTGGACTTTTCATGTGCCATATAAAAGTGACACAGTTAGTGACTTGGTCATTAGTACAACATCAAAACTCAGGATATTAAACCCTTGGATGACACCCAGGATATAAACAATTAAACCCTTGGATGCAAGATGCACAAGTAGCAGCCAGCAATGAGAAACCTTCTACTATCAGGTAAATGCTCAAACACCCTCCATCAAGGTCCTTTATCAAACTGGTCTTTCCTAGCAACTATAATTCCCTCTGGCTGTACACACTACACAAACAACTCGGGGTCCTTTAATTTATAGTAATTCTCCAGAACCAGACAAAAGTAATGATAGGTGACTTTCCTAAGAAACAACGAACTTGTGAAatccatttctctctctctctctctctctattttcATCAATCAATGTATCAACACATGAATCCCAACCAAACACTGATTCATGTTGCAACATATTTGCTTCCCTGGGCCTGACGTTGATTAACTTAATCTCTGACACCAGATGTCAAATATCGctaaaaaaatactcatattGGTCAAGGTATTGGTTATCTACTAAACTGCTATCTTgggtatttatctttttctacttcattttttaatttcaatcataCATAGAAAATTATGAGTGTCCCTTTACAGCATCAGGTATTCAATCATTACTTCATTAGTCACAATAACGGAAAAAGAACCACAACTCAATGTAAAATTGAAGTTCGTGCATTGCAAAACATCAACTCTCTGCTAATGTCATAAAAATTCTGAGCATCAAGTTGCAGAAACTATACATACTTGTGCATGCAGTATTTGTACTCTTGGCTTCGAATAAAGTCCTTTTCTCCCTCTTCGAGctacaagaaaaaaatgcaaCTCAATTGAGCATGACCAAAacgcaagaaaaataaaacactatTAATCTGAAATCCGTTGAAAAAGGTATCACACAGAGATTGCCTCACCGGGTCACTCTCGTAGATGAGCTCGTAACAAGCTGGTGAAAGGCATCTTAGAGCACAATTCTCCCTTGCTATCATCGTTGATTTGCATGACCAACCCCACAACCCACTGgataccaaaaaagaaaaatcataaatgtGAATCAACAATTTCCAAATATCATACAGACTCTACAACCCAATTAAATTTccaaggagaaaaagaaaaacaagaacacTGAACACCAACCAACATCAACATAGCACATAGCACTGGACTAGAAGCAAAAATAGTTCACTTATAATGGTAAAAAAAGAGTCGACAACAACAAATTTGTATTGACAACAGTTGCCGAATACCACTAACATTCTACaacccaattaaaaatttccaagaaaagaaataagaacCAGACCCAGAAACTGTAAAACCAAGAACGCCTAGCTAAACATATGAATATAGCTACCGGAGGCAAATATCTTTCAATTATAACAgtaaattggttgataaaaaaatgtcttaaatATACAAATCAGTACCTAAAAGATGTTACTTGCTATGGTCCTCCAAAGTTTCCGTCTAAACAAATTAGTCCTCAAAAGTGTGAACTTTCTATCAAATTCATTTCACTCTATACAGTCTACATGAATTCTCAACTAGCTATCAAACTCACTCTACCCAAATCCTCAACttgctatatatattcactcTATCCAAATTGTCAACTTGCTATCAAATCCACTCTACCTAAATCCGCAATTTTCTATACAAATTCGCTCTACCCAAATTGTCAACCTGATAAGAAAATCCACTCTACCTAAATCCTCAAATTTCTATACAAATTCACTCTACCCAAATTGTCAACTTGCTATCAAATCCACTCCACCCAAATCCTcacttttctatacaaattcAGTCTACCCAAATTGTCAACCTGCTATCAAAATCACTCTACCCAAATTCTCAACTTTCTATCAAATTCAACCCAAAATCTCAACTTGCTATAAATTCACTCTCCCCAATTCTCAACTTGCCAAAGTTCATCCCTTTGGATACTAATTTGTATAGACAAAACTTTTGGGACCAATACTAACATCATTAAGcatcaaattcaatcacattCTACAACTCAATTCATAATTTAAGAACCTGTCAATATCAGCATAGCACTGAAGCTTGTTCTTCCTGACTTGAGCATCCTGCTTGATACCCAGACGTGGAAATCAATAGAAACACGGAAAGGGTAACTGAAAACACAACAcaaaccagaaaaaaaaaagagggagattGATGGATGCGTACGGAGATTGGGTGAGAAGACTTGGCAAGGAGTGTTGTGCAAAAAAGTGAGGATATTAAGATAAGAGATATGAAGGAATTTCTTGTAGCAATCACCATTGTGAAAGAGATTGCTATGTGAAGAAAATCAAAGAACAATTAAACAATTCCAACGAACTTAGATGGAAACCAGCAAACCTAATCAATCACGCAGTGAAAGTGAGTGAATGCGCTTTTGCTCAAACCAGgcttgataaatatattttttccctcaaaagatttttaaattaattgcaGTTCTTATAaacatttaacatatttttaatttccaaaagaaacatgtttttagtctctaataaaggattaaaaaaaccATGTCACGTTTAGTAAATATAGAAACTATGTTCTCTAAGTACtaaaactaatatttaaaatattttaatgatcttaaaatatatttaattctattttttctaaGCTGTAATATGATATCTACATCTTGAAGAGTGAACTTTCGCTCTTCTCTGCTCTTCTAATTAGTGGATTTTAATGTCATAttctcttttcttgtaaaatgcattttataaagttttttttaattagttaaaaaaatatatttcaattatttaaattactttttattagcttcatttgtatatttattttttctagctgtcaatatattttaatttaaaaataattttgtatcacgatttaaaattttttatccataggatttaaattatttattattttaaatttaaaatataatttatgtatttaaaagtatttattaattatgagctcgaattatataataatttaaaatatttatttattataaattataattatataaaaattagtaattatcATGTGTATTGCAtaagttaaaatattatttattgctTTAAAATATGATGAactaaatcatttaaaataaaaataattaaaattgaaactaatatacataattaatttaagtaatGTTTGAGGAACATATATTTAATACCGTAAAAAAAGGAACATGTATTAAAACAGAATAAGATATTTAAGATTATTAAaagatttatatttgtttttaaatttttttgtaacgTTTAACAAAAAAACTGTTTGAGTATCTATTTTTTGACagataataaataattgattaagCCATTAAGGAATCAATTTATTCTCAACACAatgtattttaactttttttatgtgCACAAAGAATAGATAACTTttaattcagaaaaaaatagataatttttcttatctaTCCTTTTGAGGAACagacattataaaaataaattgtgtctCCGGATAAATTAGTTTGATGACTTTAGGTAAATTGATAATAATGTCAGAAAATAATGGAAAggaaataatttcatataataaattgtatACAATTTTTATTGAAGACAGTTT harbors:
- the LOC114406415 gene encoding uncharacterized protein LOC114406415; the protein is MVIATRNSFISLILISSLFCTTLLAKSSHPISDAQVRKNKLQCYADIDSGLWGWSCKSTMIARENCALRCLSPACYELIYESDPLEEGEKDFIRSQEYKYCMHKLSMGESLEGVKGAFSN